DNA sequence from the Nitrosopumilus sp. genome:
CAGTTGAGATTTTTCCATGTTCTAATTTAACCCTTTTTGGAGTCATGAGATCAGGAAAGGTTGATTTAGTTTGAAAATGCAGTTAATTCATGGCAGAAATTGATACTCAAAAAGCAGTTCATTTGTTCCTACATGGAAGAATGGATCTTAAAGAAAAAGCAATGAACGCATTGGCTTCAAAAGGGTTTTCAGCAGACAAAATTTCCATGGCCTTGCCAACTAAAGTTGGAGAGGTAGGAGAGTACATGGCAATGTTATGGATGCCTCCAAATCCAGATCACATCAAACTTCAACAGATTACCAAGGTTGAAGAAGTAGAGCCTGAAGGAATGATTGGTCTATGGAAAGGGGTTTCAAAAGACGATATGGACACAATTCCATTAGAGTAAACTTAGCTAAATCCTGCTCCAAACTCATTACCTTTTTCTAAAACATCGCCTGAATCAGAATTTTTTAATTTTCTATAAAGTAATGTTTCATAAACCATTTTCATAGCTTGTTCATCATCAAGATCACAATCTTCTTTGATCTGATTTTTGTATTTTTCTAATTTTACAGCATCTTGTTCATCAGGAGATATGTCATCATGAACCATAAGATTTGCAATTTTTTCAATTTCTGAATTTTGTTGGTCTTCATCCATGTTTTTCTAAGGAATTTCTAGTTATTAACAAGTTCGAATAATTAATTATTACAAATCAGAAATCAATCCTAAAAGAAAATCTGAAAACTCATCATCTGAAAAAATGATTGTTTCAACTTGATTTTCATTCTTTGCTAATTGTGCAGATTCAAGATGGTAACAAGTTGTTTTACCATTTAGTTTTCCAAAATAAAATCCAGGACAAGAACAATAATTACTGTCAGGATCAATCCAGTGCTCTTCACCCTTTCCAACAACAGTCCAAATGTTTCGTTTGCTTGGCTCAAAAATATGTAATTTAACACGTTTATCAGAAACAATGGATTGTATCCTATCAGAATCTTTATTCATAAGGGTTTAATCAGATATCTACAGTATAACTTTGATGTTACAAACAAGAATAGTTCCATCAAAACCAGCTCTAATTCTAGAAGGAGAAAAAAAGAACCTCATAGTCACAGACATGCACATAGGATTTGAAAGTAGCATGGCATCAAATGAAATTTTCATAGGGAAAAACTCAACAATCAATGAAACAATTCACGAATTATCTACAATTATCGATTCAGAAAAACCAGATTCAGTGGTTTTGTTAGGAGACATAAAATCAAGTATTAAAAACATATCAAGGAATGAATGGGAGGAAGTACCATTATTTTTTAAAAAAATTAAAGAAAAATGTGATATCGTTTTGATTCCAGGGAATCATGATGCAAATATTCAACAGCTCATTCCAGATAACATTTCAATGATAAGTTCAATTGGAATGGTTGAGGAAAACATTTTGTTAACACATGGACACACCATGCCTTCTGAAAATTTTTCGCATGTAGATAAAATCATCATGGGTCATATCCATCCAGTTTTTTTTCAAGAGGATTCAATAATTAATGGACAAAGAGTATGGGTTTCCATAAAAACAGAAAAAGAAAATATTTTTCCCAACAAATCAGGAGAAATTGAAATTACAATAATGCCATCGTTTAACAAATATTTTTACGCAACACATAGAAAACAATACAAAAAATCAATTTCTCCAATAATCAATAAGATTACAGAAATAACTAAAGCAAAGATTATCACATTAGATGGAACTATAATAGGAAATGAAAATAATATCAAACAGGTAATTTAATCAAATGTCTTTGTTTCGAGAGTTCCTTTCATTGCACAGTTAGGGCACCTCTGAGATTTAGACCAAATTTTAACTGTCTCAGTATACAATACACGTATCTCATAAGAATGGCCACAATTATGACAAGCAACATTAGATGAATAGCTATTTTTATTCCAATCATCATTAGGTTCACGAGTAAATTTTGATAACAAATCTTTTCCTTTTTCAGAGATTCGATAAAGAGTTAGATCATGAAACCCAGGTTGATCATCAAAAGGAATTCTTTGCACCAATCCATTTTCATCTAAAAAAACCAAAATATCTTTGAGTTTAAATTCTGCAATCTTTATTTTAGCAAAATTTTTCTTTACATTGTTTCTAAGATGAACATAACGAATTCCATCAGAATCAAACTTTTCAATTTTGCTTAATACTTCATCTAATTCAGCGTCTGAGAATTTTTTTGCCATAATTTTTTTATAGAATACTTGTGTTTAACTTTTTTAAAATTATTCATATTTGTCATAGGGTTCAATAGGGTCTTTGGTAGTTTTATTATTTCTTAACCACTCCAAAGTCTTAACAAAAGAATCTGCCAATTCAATAGTAGTAAGTACAGGAATTCCCAATTCAAGAGATTTTCTTCGTATTTGGTATTCATCATCGAGCATTCCAACATATTTTTCCAATGTAGAAGTACTAGGTATATTTATGATAAAGTCAATTTTTCGTTCATATAATAAATCAGAGATATTGGGTTTTCTTTCGGGTTCTGAAATTTTATGTACAATTTGTACTTCACCAATTTTTTCTTCAAAAAATTCAGCAGTATGTTCTGTTGCCAAAATTTTAAATCCTAATTGTTTTAGTTTTGCAATGGTTGCAACCAATTTCTCTTTATTCTGTGCACCCCCAACAGTTACCAATGCAGTGCCTTTATCAGGCAAATTGTATCCTACTGATGTCAGCCCCTTAGATAATGCATCATAGAAACTATTTCCAAAGCAAGCAGCCTCACCAGTAGATTGCATTTCAACGCCTAAGGCAATATCAGCACCTTCTAATTGCATAAAAGAGAATTGCGGTACTTTGATTCCATAATTATGGATTTTTTGCCATTTATTCTCAGGTATTTTAGGCATAGGTTTACCCAAAATTGCTTTAGATGCAAGAGAGATCAAATTGGTTTTCACTAATTTTGAAACAAATGGCATAGAACGAGATGCCCTGATGTTCAATTCAATTACATACACATGATCATCATGTACTAAGAATTGCAGATTAAATGGTCCCTTTACATTAAACGTTAAAGCAATCTTTTTGGTGTATTCATTAATAGTTTCAATAATTTTGTTGCTTAAACGCCATGGAGGAATTACCATCATAGCATCTCCTGAATGAACTCCTGCACTATCAATATGTTCAACAATAGCTCCAATTACAACTTCTTTTCCATTACTAACACCATCCACATCTACTTCAAGGGAGTTTAGCATAAATTTTGAAATTACAACAGGATGATCAGGAGAAACATCAGTTGCTTCTTTAACATATGTTTTTAATTCTTCTTGAGACCAAACAACCTTCATTGCTGCACCAGATAAAACATAAGATGGTCTTACAATCACAGGGAAACCAACTTCTTGGGCAAAAGACTTTGCTTCGTTAAGATTGGAAAAAGCTTGCCAACGAGGTTGTTGGATGTGGAGCTTATCAAGCTCTGCACTAAATTTAGAACGATCTTCTGCCCTATCAACATCGTGTGCACTAGTACCAAGAATATTTACACCATGTTGTGCAAGACCAGGAGTTAAATTATTTGCAGTTTGTCCACCAACACATGTGATAATTCCTTTAGGGTTTTCAAATTCAGTAATATCTAAAATTCTCTCCTGAGTTAATTCTTCAAAATACAATCGCGTACAAATATCATAATCAGTTGACACTGTTTCAGGATTACAGTTTACTACAGAAACATTCTTTTCTCCATTCTCTTGGAGACCCCAAACCATGTTAACAGTACCCCAATCAAATTCAACACTACTTCCAATTCTGTATGGACCTGCTCCAAGAACAACAATTCCTTTTTCATCTTCTGGGACTGCGATATCATTTGAGTTACCCCCATAAGTCAAATACAAGTAATTTGTGACTGCAGGCCATTCTGCAGCCAATGTATCAATCTGTTTAACAGAAGGAATTACGCCTAATTTCTTCCTTAAATCACGTATTTCATCAGGAGTTTTGTCTCTTGCACGAGCAATCTGTTTATCTGAAAAGCCGGTTTTTTTAGCCTCCCAAAGTAATGAATCATCAAGATCAGATTCTTTTAGTTTTTCTTCAACATTCACAATATGTTTTATTTTTTCTATAAACCAAGGATCAACAGTAGATAATTTGTAAATTCGCTCAACAGATATTCCCATTTTCAGAGCAATTGCAACATGATAAAGAATACGATCATCATGATGAGATAATTTGTATTCAATGTCTTCTTCAGTAAATTTTTCCCCATTGGAACGATTCAAAACTAAACCATCATTGCCTATATCCAACATTCGAATTGCTTTTTGAAATGATTCTTCAAAAGTTCGACCTATGGCCATAACTTCACCAACAGATTTCATAGTAGGTCCAAGTCTCCTATTTACTAATTCAAATTTTGCAAAATCCCATCTTGGGTGTTTACAGACAACATAATCAAGTGAAGGTTCAAAACACGCAGTAGTACTTTTGGTAATTCGATTAACAAGTTCAGACAAATTATAACCCAAACCAATTTTTGCAGACATGTATGCTAATGGATATCCAGTTGCTTTACTTGCCAGAGCTGAAGAACGAGAAAGTCTAGGGTTGATTTCAATTGCAACATATCGATCTGAATCAGGAGCAAGCGCATATTGAATATTACATTCACCTACAATGCCAACATGTTTTGTTGCACGTAACGCTGCAGAACGTAACATATGGTATTCATGATTGTCAATTGTTTGGGAAGGAGCAACCACAATATTGTCTCCAGTGTGAGCTTTCATAGAAAGAACATTTTCCATATTACAAACAATTACATTATTTCCATCATAATCTTGCATTACTTCATATTCAATTTGTTTCCAATGACCAATATACTCTTCAACCAAAACTTGTTTTACTAGACTTGCTTTCAAACCTCTTTCTACAATTTCATGTAATTCAATTTCATTATGTGCAACTCCGCCGCCTCTACCTCCAAGAGTATATGCAACACGAATAATAACAGGATAAGATAATTCTTCTGCGGCTTTTTTAGCATCCTCAAAATTATTGACAGTTTTACTTTTCAAAACAGGCACCCCACATTCCTTCATTGAATCTTTGAAAAGTTGTCTATCTTCCGTTCTTTGAATTCCTTTAACTTGAGTTCCAAGTACATTTATGCCATATTTTTTGAGAATACCAGATTCATCGAGATTTACACCACAATTTAAGGCAGTTTGACCACCATAGGCCAACATAATTCCATCAGGTCTCTCTTTTTCAATAATAGATTCAACATATTCAGCATTTACAGGCAATAGATACACTTGATCTGCAAATCGTGTATCAGTTTGAATTGTTGCAATATTGGGATTGATCAATACGCTACTTAGGCCATCTTCGTGAATTGCTTTAAGACATTGACTTCCAGAATAATCAAATTCGCCAGCTTCACCAATTTTGATTGCACCACTACCAAGTACTAAGATTTTCTTAAGAGATTCGTTTAGAGGCAATTGATTATTTCTCCATTAGTTTTTGCAACTCTTCAAAAACAAACTTGCAATCAAACGGTCCTGGTGCAGCTTCGGGGTGGAATTGTACTGCAACACAGTTTTGTTTTTTATGTTTTATTCCTTCAACTGTTTTATCATCTGCATTTGTAAACCATAATTTGAAATCAGATTTTTCAATAGACTCTGGAGTGATGCCATATCCATGATTTTGGCTTGTGACATATACTTGATTATTTTCTAAATTAATACAAGGTTTGTTTTGACCACGGTGACCATACTTTAACTTGTATGTTTCAGTATTTCCTGCAATCCCAATTATTTGTGCACCTAAACAAATGCCTAATGTTGGAACATTATGTTCAATTAATTTTTTTGCAGTATCAATTGTGTCAGGGCATTTTTGTGGATCACCAGGACCACTACTCAATACAACACCTTTAGGATTATGAGACATAATTTTTTCAAAAGGAGTATCCCATGGGACTAGAATTGCCTTATAGCCAAGTTCACGTACATTTCTCAAAATTGCGTTTTTTGCACCAGTATCAACTACAACAACTGTTTTTTCATCATTACCAAATACTCGTTCTTCTTTTGTGGAGACCTCATCCATAAATTGTTCTGAATCATAATGTTTTGCAGATTCTAGTTGTTTTTTAATAGAATCAACATCAATCTCATTATCAGAAACAACTAATGCAGCCATCATCACTCCGCTAGTTCTCAGTTTTTTTGTCAATTCCCTAGTATCAATTCCAGAAATACCAGGCACTTTTTCATTATTCATCCATTCATCTAAAGTCATGAAAAGATTCCAATGGCTGGCAGTCAAGGATAATTCATGAACAACTAAACCACGAATTTGGATTTTGTTTGATTCAAAAAACTTTGGAATTCCATCTTCATCTTTGATAGAAGGATCTGGAACTCCATAATTTCCAACTAAAGGATAAGTTAAAGTGAGAATTTGGCCATTATATGATGGATCAGTTAGTGCTTCGGTATATCCAACCATTCCTGTATTGAAAACTATTTCACCAAAAACAGTTGTAGAATAACCAAATCCCTTTCCATCAAGAACAGTGCCATCATCAAAAATTAGTTTTCCAAACTTATTTGCATGGTTTGATTTCTTTGTAGTAATTGTGACCCTCGTAAAGTCCGAGTTATTGTGAATTTAAGTTTTGTGTGGAATTAAAAATGTAAAAAATGATCGCAACTTACGACTAGAGTGCTTGGAACTCTTCACTCCATTTGTGATAAGCACGAATCATTTCGGTAGAAACACTTGGTTTTCTTCTTTGCATTATGTTCTTGAAATCAGCAGTTGTTAGTTCTCTTGGTTGAACAGGTTCTTCTCCCTCAACCGGTTCATGATAATCAGGAGCATTGAAAATTTCATGTACAGTCTTTATCTGAGCTGCTTGACATACATCTTTGATATCACTTGCACTGTATCCATCAAAGAGTTTTGCTAATTCAGTGTTATTTACTCTGTAATTTTTATTTAATTTTTCAGTGTATTGTTCAAAAAGATTTTCTCTTGCAGCTTGTGTAGGCAAAGACACGTAAATCCTTTTTTGGAATCTTCTAAGAAATGGCCAATCAAGACTCCAAGGTTTGTTTGTTGCACCAATCACATACAACATCAAATCTTTTCCTTTTCCATTTACACCATCCATTTCAGTTAAGAATTGATTTTTAGTTCTAACTTCTCCACCAACCTCACTGTTTCTAGAACCCAAAAGAGAGTCAACTTCATCTACAAATAAAATAACAGGCTTACCTTCTTTCTCGGCATATTGTCTAGCCATTGAAAATAATTTTGAAACATTTTTTTCTGCTTCTCCTAACCACTTGCTCATCATAGAAGATGCGTCAACATTGATAAAATAACCATCCATCTCATTTGCAGTTGCGGCAGCTAGCATTGTTTTTCCAGTTCCAGGTGGGCCATACAGTAACATTCCTTTTGGCCATCCAAGAGGAAACAAATCAGGTCGCTTAGTAGGATATACAATAGATTCACGTAAAGCGCTTTTTGCATCATCTAGACCAATTACCTGATCCCATGTAACATCAGGTTTTTCTTTCATCACTAATTCTTCAAAATCATTTTCATTTTCTTGTCTCTGAACAGATTTTTTCTGATCTTCTTCAGAGGCTTTAGGATCAACTGCAGGCTCGACACCATGAGCCTGTTGTAATGCATTAATTCTTCCATGATAAGAGTTGCATCGTTCTTTGTAAATTTGATTTAGTTTACTGTTAGGGTATAATTGCAATAATTTCACCAGAGCATCAATTGCTTGTTGATAATGGGTAATTGCCATTCCACGAGCTCCTTGGGAGTCAAATTTGATAGCTTCAGAAGCATATTTGCTTGCTGTATTTTCTAATTCTTGTGGGGCTAAACTCATCCTAATTACCTACGCAGTATCCCTTTGAGAATTTTGTTGGTATCCTATAGTGTGAATCTCTGTAGCAAAATTGGTTAAATTAATTGCACTTGTTTCATGCTCATTATATTCAGGACCATCATGATATTTTTTTTTAAAATCAGATTTTTCAGATATATGCACATGCATATCTTTGACCTTGTTTATTGAATCCTCAGCTGAGATAATCAATTCAGATACCTCATCATCCAAATTATCTAATGAATTTGCAGTATCATTAATGATAGATGTGAAATGCTTGAGTATTGAACGCATTTCTTTTTTATCAGCATATTTACACATCATAAAATCTGCAATTCCAACAATTTTATCTAAATCTTGCAATTCTTCTAAAGATAGTTTATCAATTTTAGAATCATCTGAAGATTTTACCTCGGAGAGTTTTTTATCAATTTTAGAAGAGATTGATTTGATTCGCTCAACATCCTTTGAAAAATCTCGTTTAGTGTTTAACATATCAGGTATTGCATAATTTGAAAAAATCAAGATTAGGGTACTGCTTACTTAATTTAGAGTGGACCATCAATTTTACTTCATTAAGTAAATCAGCAGATTCATTATTTGAGCGACTAAAATCAAATCTGGCAGTAGTTAGAGCTGCTGAATCAAGCACAATACTGCCTAAATGAACAGATATTTCAGATAATTTTTGGCTGCACATAGGAACAACATCAAATAATTGAGCACTTACTGTTCTAATCATAGGTATTGAGGAAGGGAGAACCTCAGGAATATTTCCAAGATGAGAAATACGTTTCATGCGATTTTTGATTTCTAATAATACGTCTAAAGAAAAAAGTACAAGAAATTCCAATTTCAAGGAATCAACTTGGGATTTATCAGATTCATCAAAATCAAATCTAAAATCTTGGTTTGTCTCTTTTAATTCAGATTGTCTACCATTAAGAATTTCAATCATTTCATCTAATAGATTAACAGAGTATTCTAATCTTGGAACAAGGGTCACAGTATGAGAGATATTTTTAATTTCTAATGGATTTTCATCATATTTTACCAACATACCAATTGCAATTCTAAATTTTGTATTTCAGGACGGTGTATCAAATAATTTAGTAACCATAGTTACACCCATCTACAGATACATTTTTGATTTTTTTTGAGTATTTGTGTAAAGGAATTTAGCTCTCAATTTTACCTAATAACAAATCAATGGAATTCATGGTAAATGAGCAAGTTTTGACGGTAAGTCTTGAAGAATTTGGTTTGAGCAAGTATGAAGCTCAGGCATATGTTGCCTTAATTGCAAAAGGAACAATATCTGCAAGTGAATTGGCATATTATTCAGAGATACCAAGGACAAAAATTTATCCAACATTACTAAAATTAGAGAATAAAAAATTAGTCATTATTTCAAAGAGTAAACCCATTATGTGTACAGCAATTGCTCCCGAAGATGCATTTGATGGGATTATTCATGAGCAAATTAACAAAGTAAATGCAATGAACACTTTGATTTCCAATTTAAAAAAAGCAAGTGAGGAAAGTAGAAAATCAAGAGGTTCAGAAGAAAAAAGGTATTTTCACCTTAGTGCAAATAATGTACTAACACAGCTTCAAACAATGATTGAGGGTTCAAAGACATCAATCAAAATAATGACTGATCAGTGGGGATTTGGATTGTTATCTGAATGTAAAGAACAATTATTGTCAGTTTTAAGAAGGAATTTGGATGTAAAAATACTAGTTTCGCCAAATCAAATTTGTTCAGAATCATATAGAGTAATTCCAGATGGAGTAGAAATTAGGGCATCAGAGATTACACAAAACAGTTTCATCTTTGATGAAACAGAATTACTTATGATAAATAACGATAATGGAAAAGGTGCAATTTTTTCATCGACAGACATCTTAGCGGGAAATCAGGAAAAAATATTTTCA
Encoded proteins:
- a CDS encoding AAA family ATPase, giving the protein MSLAPQELENTASKYASEAIKFDSQGARGMAITHYQQAIDALVKLLQLYPNSKLNQIYKERCNSYHGRINALQQAHGVEPAVDPKASEEDQKKSVQRQENENDFEELVMKEKPDVTWDQVIGLDDAKSALRESIVYPTKRPDLFPLGWPKGMLLYGPPGTGKTMLAAATANEMDGYFINVDASSMMSKWLGEAEKNVSKLFSMARQYAEKEGKPVILFVDEVDSLLGSRNSEVGGEVRTKNQFLTEMDGVNGKGKDLMLYVIGATNKPWSLDWPFLRRFQKRIYVSLPTQAARENLFEQYTEKLNKNYRVNNTELAKLFDGYSASDIKDVCQAAQIKTVHEIFNAPDYHEPVEGEEPVQPRELTTADFKNIMQRRKPSVSTEMIRAYHKWSEEFQAL
- the carA gene encoding glutamine-hydrolyzing carbamoyl-phosphate synthase small subunit, encoding MHNNSDFTRVTITTKKSNHANKFGKLIFDDGTVLDGKGFGYSTTVFGEIVFNTGMVGYTEALTDPSYNGQILTLTYPLVGNYGVPDPSIKDEDGIPKFFESNKIQIRGLVVHELSLTASHWNLFMTLDEWMNNEKVPGISGIDTRELTKKLRTSGVMMAALVVSDNEIDVDSIKKQLESAKHYDSEQFMDEVSTKEERVFGNDEKTVVVVDTGAKNAILRNVRELGYKAILVPWDTPFEKIMSHNPKGVVLSSGPGDPQKCPDTIDTAKKLIEHNVPTLGICLGAQIIGIAGNTETYKLKYGHRGQNKPCINLENNQVYVTSQNHGYGITPESIEKSDFKLWFTNADDKTVEGIKHKKQNCVAVQFHPEAAPGPFDCKFVFEELQKLMEK
- the carB gene encoding carbamoyl-phosphate synthase (glutamine-hydrolyzing) large subunit, with the protein product MPLNESLKKILVLGSGAIKIGEAGEFDYSGSQCLKAIHEDGLSSVLINPNIATIQTDTRFADQVYLLPVNAEYVESIIEKERPDGIMLAYGGQTALNCGVNLDESGILKKYGINVLGTQVKGIQRTEDRQLFKDSMKECGVPVLKSKTVNNFEDAKKAAEELSYPVIIRVAYTLGGRGGGVAHNEIELHEIVERGLKASLVKQVLVEEYIGHWKQIEYEVMQDYDGNNVIVCNMENVLSMKAHTGDNIVVAPSQTIDNHEYHMLRSAALRATKHVGIVGECNIQYALAPDSDRYVAIEINPRLSRSSALASKATGYPLAYMSAKIGLGYNLSELVNRITKSTTACFEPSLDYVVCKHPRWDFAKFELVNRRLGPTMKSVGEVMAIGRTFEESFQKAIRMLDIGNDGLVLNRSNGEKFTEEDIEYKLSHHDDRILYHVAIALKMGISVERIYKLSTVDPWFIEKIKHIVNVEEKLKESDLDDSLLWEAKKTGFSDKQIARARDKTPDEIRDLRKKLGVIPSVKQIDTLAAEWPAVTNYLYLTYGGNSNDIAVPEDEKGIVVLGAGPYRIGSSVEFDWGTVNMVWGLQENGEKNVSVVNCNPETVSTDYDICTRLYFEELTQERILDITEFENPKGIITCVGGQTANNLTPGLAQHGVNILGTSAHDVDRAEDRSKFSAELDKLHIQQPRWQAFSNLNEAKSFAQEVGFPVIVRPSYVLSGAAMKVVWSQEELKTYVKEATDVSPDHPVVISKFMLNSLEVDVDGVSNGKEVVIGAIVEHIDSAGVHSGDAMMVIPPWRLSNKIIETINEYTKKIALTFNVKGPFNLQFLVHDDHVYVIELNIRASRSMPFVSKLVKTNLISLASKAILGKPMPKIPENKWQKIHNYGIKVPQFSFMQLEGADIALGVEMQSTGEAACFGNSFYDALSKGLTSVGYNLPDKGTALVTVGGAQNKEKLVATIAKLKQLGFKILATEHTAEFFEEKIGEVQIVHKISEPERKPNISDLLYERKIDFIINIPSTSTLEKYVGMLDDEYQIRRKSLELGIPVLTTIELADSFVKTLEWLRNNKTTKDPIEPYDKYE
- a CDS encoding metallophosphoesterase, which codes for MLQTRIVPSKPALILEGEKKNLIVTDMHIGFESSMASNEIFIGKNSTINETIHELSTIIDSEKPDSVVLLGDIKSSIKNISRNEWEEVPLFFKKIKEKCDIVLIPGNHDANIQQLIPDNISMISSIGMVEENILLTHGHTMPSENFSHVDKIIMGHIHPVFFQEDSIINGQRVWVSIKTEKENIFPNKSGEIEITIMPSFNKYFYATHRKQYKKSISPIINKITEITKAKIITLDGTIIGNENNIKQVI
- a CDS encoding helix-turn-helix domain-containing protein produces the protein MVNEQVLTVSLEEFGLSKYEAQAYVALIAKGTISASELAYYSEIPRTKIYPTLLKLENKKLVIISKSKPIMCTAIAPEDAFDGIIHEQINKVNAMNTLISNLKKASEESRKSRGSEEKRYFHLSANNVLTQLQTMIEGSKTSIKIMTDQWGFGLLSECKEQLLSVLRRNLDVKILVSPNQICSESYRVIPDGVEIRASEITQNSFIFDETELLMINNDNGKGAIFSSTDILAGNQEKIFSNIWKNAIKTKALADMTKTEAQEIYKIIKTVNDSGLMYMLNSSMISKKPEADMFKLLEKNGISLKTKSLDDIIEIMDAVMQITCSGHVNFEANTKNITIESKLNSGHSLPWVSVLDGCLQKQGYKTRTVYQNNSNKGEKVHIKISKN